The following are from one region of the Stigmatella ashevillena genome:
- a CDS encoding SRPBCC family protein has product MLKPILLSVAGAVALGVLVVLVLASRKPESFHIERRTVIAAPPEAVFPHLNDFRRWARWSPWEKLDPSMQKTYGGPPSGVGSTYAWRGDSKAGEGTMTILESRPSELLTLRLEFLKPFPATNTVTYTLVPKAGGTEITWAMDGKNTFMGKIFAVFFDMDALIGKDFERGLADLKQVSEEAGP; this is encoded by the coding sequence ATGCTGAAACCGATTCTCCTGTCTGTCGCCGGGGCTGTCGCCCTTGGAGTGCTCGTGGTGCTCGTGCTCGCGTCCCGCAAGCCGGAGTCCTTCCACATCGAGCGGCGCACGGTCATTGCGGCACCACCCGAGGCGGTCTTCCCCCACCTCAACGACTTCCGCCGCTGGGCCAGGTGGTCACCCTGGGAAAAGCTCGATCCCTCGATGCAGAAGACGTATGGCGGCCCACCGAGCGGTGTGGGCTCGACCTATGCGTGGCGCGGCGACAGCAAGGCAGGTGAAGGAACGATGACCATCCTCGAGAGCCGCCCGAGTGAGCTTCTCACACTGCGCCTCGAGTTCCTCAAGCCGTTCCCCGCCACGAATACGGTCACCTACACCCTGGTGCCGAAGGCAGGCGGCACGGAGATCACGTGGGCGATGGACGGCAAGAACACGTTCATGGGGAAGATCTTCGCCGTCTTCTTCGACATGGACGCCCTCATTGGAAAGGACTTCGAGAGGGGCCTTGCGGATTTGAAGCAGGTCTCGGAAGAAGCAGGCCCGTAG
- a CDS encoding ABC transporter permease, which translates to MRYLIRLGFKNIFRQRTRAALALAAIAISVVFIVGGITLARGVEKQIFLELVGESGEVVIARQDYFDKSRLNPLKYSVPDSTGLKEKLLQVDGVKSVAQRIDFGVLVQSGENNKAIRATAVDVDVFGQRSSIPRSIVAGSYLQRGQKAILLGKTVADDLGLKPGDKVTLLGKDRYDSFSADDFELAGVFDLGNKTSNRAVYLPVSAAQEFLAMEDGVSKLVLYGADYAGAMALAARIRASGVLPEGTALRTWQDDTFLLSIHKTLLGVRKGISFIICFVAGLGILNMMMVSVLERRREVGVLMALGLSRRGIVASFLYEASLYGALGSVIGLVFAVPLGWYLHTVGLTVATDKVKGLPIAISVLRGDFTADAVVTGMVLGVLLGILGMVVPVMKTLSMTPQDAMTKG; encoded by the coding sequence TTGCGTTATCTCATTCGACTGGGCTTCAAGAACATCTTCCGTCAGCGGACACGCGCTGCCCTCGCCCTGGCGGCCATTGCCATTTCTGTTGTCTTCATCGTGGGTGGTATCACCCTGGCCAGGGGGGTGGAGAAACAGATCTTCCTGGAACTGGTGGGCGAGTCTGGCGAAGTGGTGATCGCCCGGCAGGACTACTTCGACAAGAGCCGACTCAATCCGCTCAAGTACTCTGTGCCGGACAGCACCGGGCTCAAGGAGAAGTTGTTGCAGGTTGACGGGGTGAAGTCCGTCGCTCAGCGCATCGACTTCGGCGTGCTGGTGCAGAGCGGGGAGAACAACAAGGCGATCCGTGCAACCGCGGTGGACGTGGACGTCTTCGGGCAGCGCTCGAGCATTCCGCGCAGCATCGTGGCGGGCAGCTACCTCCAGCGAGGGCAGAAAGCCATCTTGCTGGGCAAGACCGTGGCCGACGACCTGGGGCTCAAGCCGGGCGACAAGGTGACGTTGCTGGGAAAAGACCGGTATGACTCGTTTTCCGCGGATGACTTCGAGCTGGCGGGTGTATTCGACCTCGGAAACAAGACATCGAATAGAGCGGTGTACCTGCCCGTCAGTGCGGCACAGGAGTTCTTGGCCATGGAAGATGGGGTCTCCAAACTCGTGCTGTACGGTGCGGACTATGCGGGGGCCATGGCCCTGGCGGCCCGGATTCGCGCATCAGGGGTTCTTCCCGAGGGAACGGCCCTACGGACCTGGCAAGACGACACCTTCCTGCTGAGCATTCACAAGACCCTTCTCGGGGTCCGCAAGGGCATTTCCTTCATCATCTGCTTCGTGGCGGGGCTTGGCATCCTGAACATGATGATGGTCTCCGTGCTGGAGCGACGCAGGGAGGTGGGGGTGCTGATGGCCCTGGGGCTGTCACGCCGGGGCATCGTGGCTTCGTTTCTCTATGAGGCGAGCCTCTATGGCGCGTTGGGCAGCGTGATAGGCCTCGTCTTCGCCGTTCCACTCGGGTGGTACCTGCACACGGTGGGTCTCACAGTGGCCACGGACAAGGTGAAGGGGCTGCCCATCGCGATCTCGGTCCTGCGGGGTGACTTCACCGCCGACGCCGTGGTGACGGGGATGGTATTGGGCGTGTTGCTGGGCATCCTGGGGATGGTGGTTCCCGTCATGAAGACCCTGTCGATGACGCCCCAGGATGCGATGACAAAGGGTTAG
- a CDS encoding thioesterase II family protein, which yields MSDASSAASRWLVHPRPDATAMVRLFCFSYAGAGTTVYHGWANAMPPGVEVVLVRLPGRETRIKEPPLTSMTAIVEALVPVLKSELDCPFAFFGHSMGGLVAFEVARELRRQGGGQPLELLISGRHAPHIQHLDTPIHALPQPAFVDELIKRYNGIQRSILEVPELLKVYLPCLRGDFAVLETYAYVAEPPLDCPIATFGGHDDSRALPEELDAWKAHTSAGFSRQMFPGGHFYLNDKGGSREGLLSSLSQHLVQLLVP from the coding sequence ATGAGTGATGCGAGCAGTGCGGCCAGCCGCTGGTTGGTGCATCCCCGGCCCGATGCGACGGCCATGGTCCGTCTGTTCTGCTTCTCCTATGCGGGCGCGGGAACGACCGTGTATCACGGATGGGCGAATGCCATGCCTCCGGGGGTAGAGGTGGTCCTCGTCCGGTTGCCGGGACGGGAGACACGCATCAAGGAGCCGCCCCTCACCTCGATGACCGCGATTGTCGAGGCCTTGGTTCCCGTCCTCAAGTCCGAGCTGGACTGTCCGTTTGCGTTCTTCGGGCACAGCATGGGCGGACTGGTGGCCTTCGAGGTGGCCCGGGAACTGCGTCGGCAAGGGGGAGGTCAGCCGCTGGAGTTGCTCATCTCAGGCCGCCACGCACCTCATATTCAGCACTTGGATACTCCGATTCATGCCTTGCCGCAGCCCGCTTTCGTCGATGAGCTGATCAAGCGGTACAACGGCATTCAGCGCTCCATCTTGGAGGTACCTGAGCTCTTGAAGGTCTACTTGCCCTGCTTGCGGGGAGACTTCGCGGTGCTGGAGACCTATGCATACGTTGCCGAGCCGCCGCTCGACTGTCCCATTGCCACTTTCGGTGGGCATGATGATTCTCGGGCCCTCCCGGAGGAGCTGGACGCCTGGAAGGCACATACCTCCGCCGGGTTCTCTCGGCAGATGTTCCCGGGAGGCCACTTCTACCTCAACGACAAGGGCGGCTCCCGGGAGGGGCTTCTCAGCAGCCTGTCACAACACCTCGTCCAGCTCCTGGTGCCTTGA
- a CDS encoding ABC transporter permease, producing the protein MFLLRIALKNTFRKMRRSLLTAVSIFVGVFMMVLGLSFIDGLDSSVIRGQIRSDTGHFRIMAKGYLEAEEENEIGPLVEEWEKQKASWGDSMEAQLHPRLSFPAELSNGRDGLQARGVGIEPESYLAAFELPVIRSAPVKPEQNPVWVGSGLAEPLGLEPGSTATLLARTRFGTYTAEEFVVAGIIRSSNAAVDSTTFFIPLKKAQELLDSAHSVSEVVGFVPRDALALEVQSRHASTLQAQGLFMQTWQERAAPVLSVNQVRRKSLNALVFLIMLVAATSIANTMVMSAFERIREIGTYRALGLQTERMAAMLMVEAGVIGVLGALMGALLGSAAIYSMRSGIDMSSMASSGNITVSMSTMLYVDLSPARVVSSFMTGLIVAALAALYPAIKFSRLSPMEAMKR; encoded by the coding sequence ATGTTCCTGCTGCGAATCGCGCTGAAGAACACGTTCCGCAAGATGCGCCGCTCGTTGTTGACGGCGGTGTCCATTTTCGTTGGCGTGTTCATGATGGTCCTGGGCCTGTCCTTCATCGATGGGCTCGACAGCTCCGTCATCCGCGGACAGATCCGCTCGGACACGGGGCACTTCCGGATCATGGCGAAGGGCTATCTGGAGGCGGAGGAAGAGAACGAGATCGGCCCGCTGGTGGAGGAGTGGGAGAAGCAGAAGGCGTCCTGGGGAGATTCCATGGAGGCTCAACTCCACCCACGCCTGAGCTTTCCCGCGGAGCTGAGCAACGGGCGTGATGGGTTGCAGGCCAGGGGCGTGGGCATCGAGCCCGAGTCGTATCTGGCGGCGTTCGAGCTTCCCGTGATCCGATCTGCTCCCGTCAAGCCGGAGCAGAACCCCGTCTGGGTGGGCTCTGGGCTGGCCGAGCCGCTGGGGTTGGAGCCGGGATCCACGGCGACGCTCCTGGCGCGCACCCGCTTTGGCACCTACACCGCGGAGGAGTTTGTCGTCGCCGGCATCATCCGCAGCTCCAATGCCGCCGTTGACTCCACCACCTTCTTCATCCCCCTGAAGAAGGCACAGGAACTGCTGGACTCGGCCCACTCTGTGTCCGAGGTGGTGGGCTTCGTGCCGCGGGATGCGCTGGCGTTGGAGGTGCAGTCGCGGCATGCGTCCACGCTGCAGGCGCAGGGGCTCTTCATGCAAACGTGGCAGGAGCGCGCCGCCCCGGTGCTCAGCGTGAATCAGGTCCGCCGGAAGTCCCTCAACGCCCTGGTCTTCCTCATCATGCTGGTGGCGGCCACCAGCATCGCCAATACCATGGTGATGAGCGCCTTCGAGCGCATCCGGGAGATCGGTACCTACCGCGCGCTCGGCTTGCAGACGGAGCGCATGGCCGCGATGCTCATGGTGGAAGCGGGAGTGATTGGCGTGCTGGGAGCGCTAATGGGGGCTCTTCTCGGAAGTGCCGCCATCTACTCGATGCGCAGCGGCATCGATATGTCGTCCATGGCCTCTTCCGGGAACATCACGGTGTCCATGAGCACCATGCTTTATGTGGACTTGTCACCTGCCCGCGTCGTGTCGTCGTTCATGACGGGGCTCATCGTCGCCGCGCTGGCGGCACTCTATCCGGCCATCAAGTTCTCACGGCTCAGCCCCATGGAGGCGATGAAGCGCTAG
- the fabD gene encoding ACP S-malonyltransferase, protein MSRIFVFPGQGSQRTGMGADLFQAFPGLVDQASNLLGYSVRQLCLENPDGRLDLTEYTQPALFVVNALSYLLRTERTRETPDFVAGHSLGEYNALFAAGVVSFETGLKLVQRRGELMARASGGGMCAVVGLPLERLHELLAQAPEVDIANFNAPLQTVLAGSLEALAALRQPLLDAGARAVVSLKVSAPFHSRYMHAAQREFAAFVEGFRFSAPRMPVIANVDARPYTLANVRDNLSRQIASPVRWTETVQWLMQAAHQPTFEELGVGDVLTGLIRKIQAAPPTPHEPPQKTRISAKHDEESRSPVVSSNGRFTAQSLGCAEFRRDHGTRYAYVAGAMYKGIASEAFVIRMGKAGLLSYLGTGGLKMDRIEEGIRKIQAALPPGAPYGLNLLSDLERPEREEAVVDMYLRYGVTRVEAAAYMQVTPSLVRYRCQGLRRAPDGSTLATNKVLAKVSRPEVAEAFLSPPPERILKKLLETGKISPEQAALSRDFPMCDDLCAEADSGGHTDQAVASILLPAMLMLRDEVSRKHGYRKKIRVGAAGGIGTPHAVASAFILGSDFVLTGSINQCTVEAGLSDTAKDMLQQADIQDTEMAPAGDMFELGAKVQVFSKGLFFPARANKLYELYRRYNSLEEIDEKTREQIQTRYFKRSFDEVWRETREYYQRAHPQSLEKAEKSPKHRMALMFKWYFVHSTRLAIRGSEDQRVDYQIQCGPAIGAFNRYVKGTALESWRNRHVDGIAELMMTRTAEYLQQRFAALQG, encoded by the coding sequence TTGAGCCGAATCTTCGTCTTCCCTGGGCAAGGATCCCAACGGACTGGCATGGGCGCTGACCTCTTCCAGGCCTTTCCGGGACTGGTGGATCAGGCCAGCAACCTGCTGGGCTACTCTGTTCGCCAGCTCTGCCTGGAGAACCCGGATGGACGGCTGGACCTCACGGAGTACACCCAGCCAGCCCTGTTCGTGGTCAATGCGCTCAGCTACCTGCTACGCACGGAGCGGACCCGGGAGACACCCGACTTCGTGGCAGGACACAGTCTGGGCGAGTACAACGCCCTGTTCGCCGCGGGCGTGGTGAGCTTCGAGACAGGCTTGAAGCTCGTTCAGCGCCGGGGCGAGCTGATGGCCCGTGCCTCCGGGGGAGGAATGTGTGCCGTGGTCGGCCTGCCCCTGGAGCGGCTGCACGAGCTTCTGGCGCAAGCTCCGGAAGTGGACATCGCCAACTTCAACGCCCCGCTTCAGACGGTTCTGGCGGGCTCCCTGGAGGCATTGGCAGCGCTCCGCCAGCCCCTGCTCGACGCGGGGGCCCGCGCGGTGGTCTCTCTCAAGGTGAGCGCCCCTTTTCACTCTCGGTATATGCACGCGGCTCAGCGTGAGTTCGCGGCCTTCGTCGAGGGGTTTCGCTTCTCCGCGCCGCGCATGCCCGTCATCGCCAACGTCGATGCCCGGCCCTACACACTCGCCAACGTCCGGGACAACCTCTCCCGGCAGATCGCATCTCCCGTCCGCTGGACAGAGACGGTGCAATGGCTGATGCAGGCAGCGCATCAACCCACTTTCGAAGAGCTGGGCGTTGGAGACGTGCTGACAGGCCTCATCCGGAAAATCCAAGCCGCCCCCCCCACGCCCCATGAACCTCCCCAGAAGACACGCATTTCAGCGAAACATGACGAAGAGAGCAGGTCTCCCGTGGTGAGTAGCAACGGCCGGTTCACCGCTCAGTCCCTGGGATGCGCCGAGTTCCGGCGCGACCACGGCACCCGCTATGCCTATGTGGCGGGGGCCATGTACAAGGGGATTGCCTCCGAAGCGTTCGTCATCCGCATGGGCAAGGCAGGCCTCCTCAGCTACCTGGGCACGGGCGGGCTGAAGATGGACCGGATCGAAGAGGGCATCCGGAAGATCCAGGCAGCCCTCCCTCCAGGCGCCCCCTACGGGCTGAACCTGCTGTCGGATCTGGAGCGGCCCGAGCGGGAGGAGGCCGTGGTCGACATGTACCTCCGCTATGGCGTCACCCGGGTGGAGGCCGCAGCCTACATGCAGGTCACCCCCAGCCTGGTGCGCTACCGGTGCCAGGGCCTGCGCCGCGCTCCGGACGGCTCCACCCTGGCCACGAACAAGGTGCTGGCCAAGGTGTCCCGCCCCGAGGTGGCAGAGGCCTTCCTCAGCCCGCCCCCGGAACGCATCCTCAAGAAGCTCCTCGAGACGGGGAAGATCTCACCGGAACAAGCAGCTTTGTCCCGTGACTTTCCCATGTGTGACGACCTGTGCGCGGAGGCAGACTCCGGTGGGCACACGGACCAGGCGGTGGCCTCCATCCTGCTGCCCGCGATGTTGATGCTGCGCGACGAGGTGTCGCGCAAGCATGGTTACCGGAAGAAGATCCGCGTGGGGGCCGCAGGCGGCATCGGTACACCCCATGCCGTCGCGTCGGCCTTCATCCTGGGCTCGGACTTCGTGCTCACGGGCAGCATCAATCAATGCACCGTGGAGGCAGGCCTCAGCGATACGGCCAAGGACATGCTCCAGCAAGCGGACATCCAGGACACGGAGATGGCGCCCGCCGGAGACATGTTCGAGCTGGGCGCCAAAGTCCAGGTGTTCAGCAAGGGCCTCTTCTTCCCTGCCCGTGCCAACAAGCTCTACGAGCTGTACCGCCGCTACAACTCCTTGGAGGAGATCGACGAGAAGACGCGGGAGCAGATCCAGACGCGCTACTTCAAGCGGAGCTTCGACGAGGTCTGGCGGGAGACCCGGGAATACTACCAGCGGGCGCACCCGCAGAGCCTGGAGAAAGCGGAGAAGAGCCCCAAGCACCGCATGGCGCTCATGTTCAAGTGGTACTTCGTCCACTCCACCCGGCTGGCCATTCGCGGCTCGGAGGATCAGCGCGTGGACTATCAAATCCAGTGTGGACCCGCGATCGGCGCCTTCAACCGGTACGTGAAGGGCACCGCGCTGGAGTCCTGGCGCAACCGTCATGTGGACGGTATCGCCGAGTTGATGATGACGCGCACCGCGGAGTACCTGCAGCAGCGGTTCGCGGCATTGCAAGGTTAG
- a CDS encoding outer membrane lipoprotein-sorting protein, whose product MKEILARVDAQLTFDTRAAVAKMIIVSPDETREKELKLFARGQQDSFIIFLKPDRDKGTRFLKLGGQLWTYFPRTEKTVKLSGHMLRQSVMGSDLSYEDMTENKTLLDNYDGELLPQETLDGESVYVVHLKAKNKGVSYAEIKQWISKTSLLPVKEERYATTGKLLKQLRLADIEKIGERFYPKRFIMEDKLKQGTRTELVLSDIKFGADVPTGIFDVRNLERTSNF is encoded by the coding sequence GTGAAGGAAATCCTGGCGCGCGTGGATGCACAGCTCACGTTCGACACCCGGGCGGCCGTCGCGAAGATGATCATCGTCTCGCCGGATGAGACACGCGAGAAAGAGCTGAAGCTCTTCGCACGGGGACAGCAGGACTCCTTCATCATCTTCCTCAAGCCAGATCGGGACAAGGGCACCCGCTTCCTCAAGCTCGGGGGGCAACTGTGGACGTACTTCCCGCGCACCGAGAAGACGGTGAAGCTCTCTGGACACATGCTGCGCCAGTCGGTGATGGGCTCGGACCTCTCGTATGAGGACATGACGGAAAACAAGACACTGCTGGACAACTACGACGGCGAGCTGCTCCCGCAGGAGACCCTCGACGGCGAGTCTGTCTACGTGGTGCACCTCAAGGCGAAGAACAAGGGCGTGTCCTACGCGGAGATCAAGCAATGGATCTCCAAGACATCGCTGCTTCCCGTGAAGGAAGAGCGCTATGCCACCACGGGCAAGCTCTTGAAACAGCTGCGGCTGGCGGACATCGAAAAAATCGGTGAACGTTTCTACCCGAAACGTTTTATCATGGAGGACAAGCTGAAACAGGGAACGCGGACGGAGCTTGTGTTGAGCGATATCAAGTTCGGAGCAGATGTGCCGACCGGTATCTTCGACGTGCGCAATCTGGAGCGGACGTCCAACTTCTGA
- a CDS encoding YczE/YyaS/YitT family protein, with the protein MDLYWKRFSEFWAPRFEQVQYFLYLLGCVLFSFGANFFIASHLGTDPLDVMALGLIQHVPWMTVGMAHGGFAALCLGVWAIWNRKAPPLSPFVTFFLCGSLIDLWMHIQVANAFLFLPPFPMMLIGVVLCAYGSSLIIMSGIGIRAMDLVAISMVNKWRLPFWASKGALEVLLLVSGWILGGPIGIGTLFFLAFVGWLIQPLMWANNQFLKLRNYGLEVSQSGPTSQLT; encoded by the coding sequence ATGGACCTTTACTGGAAGCGCTTCTCTGAGTTTTGGGCTCCACGTTTTGAGCAGGTGCAGTACTTCCTCTACCTGCTCGGCTGTGTCCTGTTTTCCTTCGGTGCCAACTTCTTCATTGCCTCACACCTGGGCACGGACCCTCTGGATGTGATGGCGCTGGGACTCATCCAGCATGTGCCTTGGATGACCGTGGGCATGGCACATGGCGGCTTCGCAGCGCTGTGCCTGGGGGTCTGGGCAATATGGAACCGCAAGGCTCCCCCGCTGTCGCCCTTCGTGACGTTCTTCCTCTGCGGCAGCCTCATTGACCTCTGGATGCACATCCAGGTCGCGAACGCCTTTCTGTTCCTTCCCCCTTTTCCGATGATGCTCATCGGCGTCGTGCTGTGCGCCTATGGCTCGTCGCTCATCATCATGAGCGGCATCGGGATCCGAGCGATGGATCTCGTCGCCATCTCCATGGTGAACAAGTGGCGCCTGCCTTTCTGGGCCAGCAAAGGGGCGCTTGAGGTGCTGCTGCTCGTCTCAGGATGGATCCTGGGAGGGCCGATTGGCATCGGGACCCTCTTCTTCCTGGCCTTCGTCGGCTGGCTCATCCAGCCCTTGATGTGGGCCAACAACCAGTTTTTGAAACTGCGGAACTACGGGCTGGAGGTCTCCCAGTCCGGCCCGACCAGCCAGCTCACATAG
- a CDS encoding MupA/Atu3671 family FMN-dependent luciferase-like monooxygenase has protein sequence MDFSVYFFSANDQADFGARYRFILEVAKYVDRNNFKAIWTPERHFQEFGGSFPNPAVLSAALAVTTQNIQLRAGSVVVPHHHPARIAEEWALVDQLSQGRVGLCLATGWHRGDFIFYPENYTNRRDWTFGHIETLRNLWAGRPVTFPGVEGQPVEVRSFPRPHRKDLPLWLVHSSNPETWIKAGELGLNILTLLDNWDRLTSNIAAYRASLEKHGFDPKAGIVTMGVHTFIGNDDAKVRQTVAQPIKQYLSTFLTQRKADANLQGASKQIEEKEKEMLAGLAFEDMYEKRSLLGTLPKCANMVKKMQEVGVNEVACIVDFGLDFQTVLDALPQVNELRAMFEPQVPAAATAGMAWYYNR, from the coding sequence ATGGATTTCAGTGTCTACTTCTTCTCGGCGAATGATCAGGCTGACTTTGGCGCCAGGTACCGGTTCATCCTGGAGGTAGCCAAGTATGTCGACCGCAACAACTTCAAGGCCATCTGGACGCCCGAGCGCCACTTCCAGGAGTTCGGCGGGAGCTTTCCCAATCCGGCCGTGCTCAGCGCGGCGCTGGCCGTCACGACTCAGAACATCCAGCTGCGGGCAGGCAGCGTCGTGGTGCCACACCACCACCCGGCACGCATCGCCGAGGAATGGGCTCTCGTAGACCAGCTCTCCCAAGGGCGCGTAGGCCTCTGCCTCGCCACGGGTTGGCACCGCGGAGACTTCATCTTCTATCCGGAGAACTACACCAACCGCCGTGACTGGACCTTCGGCCACATCGAGACGCTGAGAAACCTCTGGGCGGGCCGTCCCGTGACTTTTCCGGGCGTCGAGGGCCAGCCCGTGGAAGTGCGCTCCTTCCCTCGCCCCCACCGCAAGGACTTGCCGCTGTGGCTCGTCCACAGCTCCAACCCGGAGACGTGGATCAAGGCCGGAGAGTTGGGGCTCAACATCCTGACCCTGCTCGACAACTGGGATCGGCTCACCTCCAACATCGCCGCCTACCGTGCGTCACTCGAGAAGCACGGCTTTGACCCGAAGGCCGGCATCGTGACCATGGGGGTTCACACCTTCATCGGGAACGATGACGCCAAGGTGCGCCAGACCGTCGCCCAGCCCATCAAACAGTACCTGAGCACCTTCCTCACCCAGCGCAAGGCGGACGCCAACCTGCAAGGCGCGTCCAAGCAGATCGAAGAGAAGGAAAAGGAGATGCTGGCCGGACTTGCCTTCGAGGACATGTACGAGAAGCGCTCCCTGCTCGGCACCCTTCCCAAGTGTGCGAACATGGTCAAGAAGATGCAGGAAGTGGGCGTCAACGAAGTCGCCTGCATCGTGGACTTCGGCCTGGACTTCCAGACCGTGCTCGACGCCCTACCTCAGGTCAACGAGCTGAGGGCCATGTTCGAACCCCAGGTCCCCGCAGCGGCCACAGCAGGCATGGCCTGGTACTACAACCGCTGA
- a CDS encoding cytochrome P450 has translation MATSTPETRDQPQVAPFILNHVGDVSRPRRGMSTAADLAHLPGEAGIVANVRNTLGWVRRGNEHLLEQHRRFGPVYRTVFAGYTVVCVADPEMVMSIARDDHTWSTALAWLTFFQGIDAKINAAQVDSPLFLDFKPHRDARKILQPAFGHTATAGYFDAATPLFEKAIDRWVAQGRVSFKEEIRSLLVEVSTRIFLGVDSGATEFEHALIDYWEGPLSLSRSALLSAKWRRSIRGHRVLCEMLRSRIAERRATGGDDLFSRLCAKTQESDALLDDDGLVRLVIGVMAAAFATTSSGLASMAYLLAIHPEWQERMREEAFAVSKGRVSYEDSKQLEVSSRVWKETMRLYPIAPYCARRALHDVDLGQFRIPAGTFVMGLISVVMQDGSLWSNPQRFDPDRFTEERAEDKKSKASFLPFGTGAHTCTGMHLANAEAKSFWHAMLTRCRFTLERSYQGRHTYNPAGIVSGDVKLRIERL, from the coding sequence ATGGCGACCTCCACCCCCGAAACTCGCGATCAGCCGCAAGTTGCGCCTTTCATTCTCAACCACGTCGGTGACGTCTCGCGCCCGCGCCGGGGCATGTCGACCGCCGCCGACCTCGCGCACCTGCCCGGAGAGGCAGGCATCGTCGCCAACGTTCGCAACACGCTCGGCTGGGTGCGGCGTGGCAACGAACATCTGCTGGAACAGCATCGCCGCTTCGGACCGGTCTACCGGACGGTGTTTGCCGGCTACACGGTCGTCTGCGTCGCCGACCCCGAGATGGTCATGTCCATCGCGCGCGATGATCACACCTGGTCCACCGCGCTGGCGTGGCTCACGTTCTTCCAGGGGATCGACGCCAAGATCAACGCCGCGCAGGTCGACTCTCCCCTCTTTCTGGACTTCAAGCCGCATCGGGACGCCCGGAAGATCCTGCAGCCGGCGTTCGGCCACACGGCCACTGCCGGTTACTTCGATGCCGCGACGCCTCTCTTCGAGAAGGCCATTGACCGGTGGGTGGCGCAAGGCCGCGTGTCGTTCAAGGAAGAAATCCGGAGCCTGCTGGTGGAGGTGTCAACGCGCATCTTCCTGGGCGTCGACAGCGGGGCCACCGAGTTCGAGCACGCGCTGATCGACTACTGGGAGGGACCGCTCTCGCTGTCGCGAAGCGCGCTGCTCAGCGCCAAGTGGCGCCGCTCGATACGAGGTCATCGCGTGCTGTGCGAGATGCTGCGCTCGCGGATCGCCGAGCGCCGCGCTACCGGTGGCGACGACTTGTTCAGCCGCCTCTGCGCCAAGACGCAGGAGTCCGACGCGTTGCTCGACGACGACGGCCTGGTGCGACTGGTGATTGGCGTCATGGCCGCAGCGTTCGCCACCACGTCTTCCGGACTGGCCAGCATGGCCTATCTCCTCGCCATTCACCCGGAGTGGCAGGAGCGGATGCGCGAGGAAGCGTTCGCGGTCTCCAAGGGGCGGGTATCCTATGAGGACAGCAAGCAGCTCGAGGTGAGTTCGCGCGTCTGGAAGGAGACGATGCGCCTCTACCCCATCGCGCCGTACTGCGCGCGGAGGGCTCTGCACGACGTCGACCTGGGCCAGTTTCGGATCCCGGCGGGCACCTTCGTCATGGGGCTGATCTCGGTGGTCATGCAGGACGGCTCGTTGTGGAGCAATCCGCAGCGCTTCGACCCGGACCGCTTCACCGAAGAGCGCGCCGAGGACAAGAAGAGCAAGGCGTCCTTCCTGCCATTCGGAACTGGTGCTCACACTTGCACCGGCATGCACCTGGCGAACGCCGAGGCGAAGTCCTTCTGGCATGCGATGCTCACGCGCTGCCGCTTCACGCTCGAGCGCAGCTACCAGGGGCGTCACACGTACAATCCGGCCGGCATCGTCTCGGGCGACGTCAAACTCCGGATCGAGCGGCTTTGA
- a CDS encoding ABC transporter ATP-binding protein: MSQNVQVKSPVPESSGVVPEHVNKTSVVLLQQATRAYGAGETAVKAVDGVDLAIEKGAFVALTGPSGSGKSTCLNMIGAIDSPTSGKVIVDGVDLSTLDSRRLTDFRKERIGFIFQEFNLIPVLTVYENVELPLQIQGGKSRGQMAEIINPVLERVGLKHLSHRLPRQLSGGQQQRVAIARALVKRPAVLLADEPTANLDSTTAREILHLMKDLNSTFGTTFIFSSHDQLVMEYANRLVKLRDGKITGIEERG; encoded by the coding sequence ATGAGTCAGAATGTCCAAGTGAAGTCCCCTGTTCCGGAGTCCTCCGGGGTGGTTCCTGAACACGTGAACAAGACGTCGGTGGTCTTGCTCCAGCAGGCCACGCGGGCCTACGGCGCTGGGGAGACGGCGGTGAAGGCGGTGGATGGTGTGGATCTGGCGATCGAGAAAGGGGCGTTCGTCGCGCTGACGGGCCCCTCTGGCTCGGGCAAGTCCACTTGCCTGAACATGATCGGAGCCATTGATTCCCCCACCTCCGGCAAGGTCATCGTGGATGGCGTGGACCTCAGCACGCTCGACTCACGGCGGCTGACGGATTTCCGCAAGGAGCGGATCGGCTTCATCTTCCAGGAGTTCAACCTCATTCCGGTGTTGACCGTCTACGAGAACGTCGAGCTGCCGCTGCAGATCCAAGGCGGCAAGTCGCGTGGACAGATGGCGGAGATCATCAACCCCGTGCTGGAACGGGTGGGCCTCAAGCATTTGTCCCACCGGCTCCCGCGGCAGCTTTCGGGTGGCCAGCAGCAGCGCGTGGCCATTGCCCGCGCGCTGGTGAAGCGGCCCGCCGTGCTGCTGGCGGATGAGCCCACCGCCAACCTGGACAGCACCACCGCGAGGGAAATCCTTCACCTGATGAAGGACCTCAACAGCACGTTCGGGACCACCTTCATCTTCTCGTCTCACGATCAACTGGTGATGGAGTACGCCAACCGGTTGGTGAAGCTGCGTGACGGCAAGATCACCGGCATTGAGGAGCGTGGGTGA